The Candidatus Flexicrinis proximus sequence CGGCAGATAAACCGCCACCATCTCGCCATTCTTGACCTGATCGACCGGACGCAGGATGACGATATCGCCGTCCTGGATCATGGCGTCGATCATCGAGTCGCCCTTGACGCGCAGCGCGAAGATTTCCGCCGGATCGGCGTTGCCGATCATCGACGGCGCAACCTCGACCAAACTGTGCTCGTCGTTGGCGAAGTCGCTGTCATCGGGGATCGGCATCGGCTGGCCGGCCACGATCTGCCCATAATACTTGACGTTGACCACCATCGGGTTAACGTACGGGACGGCTGTTGTTCTTTCGGTCAGCTTGATGCCGCGCGACTTGGTCGAGGTGCGGTTCAGATAGCCGAGGCGGGTGAGCTTGTTCAGGTTGTAATTGACCACCGAGGTGGACGCAATGCCGGTCGCTTCGCCGATCTCGCGGATGGTCGGCGGATAGCCGTTGGAGACGACGTGCTTCTCGATGAACTTGAGGATGTTACGCTGACGATCTGTCAGCCTTTCGGACTTCCGCGCGGGCATGATGACCTACTCCTTACTCAAAAAAAGGCGGACTGAAAAGAAAGGGTGTTCTATAGAACTATAGTGTAGAGAACGTTCGTTCGATTGTCAAGCGGGTGCAATCCTAAATGGTGGGAGAACATCTGCGCCGTTCGGGCCGCCGGATCACGCCGCTCATACCACAACGCTGGATGGTTCCGCTCAAACAACCCGGATTCCAAAAACGAGTTATCATAAACAATAGTAATTTTCGAGGCTATCATGAAACAAAGTTCTGATACCCGAACGACAGCACCCCCGCAGCGCTCCGTTAGTCAGCCGCAAGACACGTCATCCGATAACGACATCCAGGCGTACCTTCCGCAGTTCGAAATCATGCGCATGCAGTCGATGATCGGCAACCGCGCCGCCCAGCGTCTGGTACAGGGACGCCTGCAGCGGGTGGTGATGACCGATGCCGACGAGCTCAAAGCGGCGCGTATCAAACATCTGGCGGCACAGCTCAACAACGGCAAGGACAAAGCGGCACTGGTCAAGGCGGTCGAGGACGGCATCAAGCTGCGCAGCACCGACCGGCGTCTGGCGAACAGCTGCGAATGGGTCAAGGCCGGCAAAGCCAAACTTTACGCGGCGACCTCCACCGAAGACCTGATGACCGGATTGCCGAAGCCGGTATGAATCCGGCGGCGGATCTTGCCCTTTTCCCGAACGGGATGAACGGCGGCGAAGATCACGTTTTCGGGAACATCAAACCCGCCTATAAGTTCGACGACCTTGCCGACAACACAGGCGTCGATCTGGACGAGGATGGCAAGGTCACCGGCGGCTGGAACGTCCCCGGCAAGATCGCCATTTACAACGCGCGCAGCGTCGCGACAGACACCGTCTGGTCGACTTTACGGCATGAAGTACAGCATGATGCCGACCATAATCAGGATAAAAGGGTCGGCGCAACGCCCATGACGGTGAATTTCGAGCGCTACAAGACCGAGTATCGCGCGTATAACTACCAGCAAGAGGGTTATGAAAACCTCAGCATGACAACCAACGTCAATAAGTACGGCTATACCTGGAAAGAACGCCAGCTCGCGATATTTGAGCATATCCATGGCGGCTATACCCACACACAGGCGTTCTGGGATGACAGCGATCCCGGCCTGAACTCAACACCTTCCACAAAGGGCGCGCCCAACGACGATACCATCAGCGACCTGGCAAAAGCAGAGATTGAAACACGTCAGGCGCAGCTGGTGGCCTATGTCAATCCGGATACGGAAGGCTACAACAAGTGGAACTCGGTGCGGGTCGAGGACTTCTACGTCGCGCTCAAGGCCGTCCCGAATGGCACGACTGACGACAAGCACGCCAGTATTGTCGAGCTGTTGAAGAAATGCGCGCCGCCTGCTTGAAGACAAGCGCTATGTCCGCGCGGAATCGCCCGATTACCAGACGATGCTGACGACCAAACTGGCCGGCGCGGCGAAAACAGCGGTCTATGCCGCGATAGGTAAGAAATAATGCGTCCCGCTGCCCCACGTGCAACCCTCAGTCAGGATGGCCGGCTGGTCGCCTATGTCTACGGGACACGCCTGCTCCTCATCGACGCGGCAACCGGTCAGAGCCGCAGCGAACAACTCCCCCATCAGGCCTCCCAACTGGCGTTTTCGCCCGATGCCCGCCTGATAACGGCCGCAAACCATGAGACGCTGAGTCTGTTCCAGGTGGACGACGGGCTCACCCTGCTGGGTCAGGCCCGCTTGCCGGCGAAACCCTATCGCCTCATAACCAGCGCAGACGGGACCAGCCTCGCCAGCTTCGTTTATAACGACGAAGAAAGCGTTGTCGGGGTCTGGCAGGGGACAAATCTCGTCCCGCTGCTGGGAGCGAGCGGACATTCGCTGGGGGGTATCCTGCCCGATTCGGTCTGGCTGAATGTGCCGCACAGCCGATTCCTGATCTGGGGCCAGCAGGGACCGGGGGCCTTTGGCGGGACGGGCACGCCGTATATCCGCCTGTTCGACTATGGCAGCGGACCCCTGCGCGAGGTCTGGGACGGCGGCTCTCTCGGTTTTGATCCCAATGGCTTCGTGATGCCGCTGACCGCGACCACCTTCGCGGCGTATGACCGCAGCCAGATGCGTATTTACGACACAGAAGCGCCCGAAAAAGCCGTGTCTACCTATCGCTTCGATGACATGGAAAAGCTTGTTTGCTCGCCCGACGGCACGCGGATGGCCTGGCTGTGGAACACGGGCCGGACCGGCAGCATCACCTACCATCTGGCGTCACTGCGCCCCGGCGTGGACGCAAGCCCGACGGTACTCTCGTTCGACCACATGGGCGCGTTCGAGAAATTCGCCATTGCGGACAGCGGAGCAATCACGCTGGTTTACGGTAAAGAACCGAAATTCCTCCACATCTTCCAGTCAAGCGGCGGTCAGTTGGTTTCGACCGGTCAGATTGACGTGAAGGGCTAGCGATTTGCTGCCCGCTCCGGCACGACGGGCATTATTCGACTATATCGAGGTGTTTTACAACCGGCAGCGGCTGCACTCGGGTCTCGAGTATGTCAGTCCCGCTCGCCACGCCGCTTGAGTCACTGTTACTCTATTTATTCGGGGCTAGACCAGTATCTTCCGATGATCACGAAAAGTTCAGTCTCTATTTTCGGTAATTCTAACTCGACCTCGATAAAATGGTCGCGTACGTCGAATATTCTTGCGACTGTCGGCGATTATGGAGCAATCACTTTTCTCACCGATAAATTAAAGTTCATTGACTGTGTTGGATCGGCCCGCCAACGTGTCTATGCTTTTGATTGGCATCCAGAGAGGTCAACTATCGCAGCTAGCTCCCAAGTGATATTAGATCCTCCAGAGCTATTGAGTAATATTCATTTGTATGATCTAAGTGCCATTGCAAGGCAAAACACAAAGATCCATCATGTAGTTGGTGCTTATCCCCACATTGTCTCTTTTAGTCCTGACGGTTCATTTGTCGCTTACTGTACATCAAATAGTAGTTTATATTTACGTCCTTTAAATCGTCTTGGAGAAGTCACCGTATTTATAATGCAGCGACTGCCAATTGTCGCCTTATTTTGGTCGCGTGATACACACTATATTGGAGCTTTGGATGAAAATGGAGGTTTCTGCTTTTGGTCCGTTCTCGACGGTCGGCAAATAAAGGAATTGAAGGCACTTGCGACCGCAAACCCAACCCGCAATGTATTCAATCCCGTCAAAAATCTCATCTTGGAGCAAGATCCCGATAAAGATCTAGTTATCTCGGATGTTGATCGAGAACAGATTGAGCAGACAATTTCCTGCCCAGATTTGATCGAAGTTGCTTGGAGTGACGATGGGATAAACGTTTACGGACTCGACATTGCTCAGCGATTGTTTGTTTGGCGACTTGGTGATGAGGAGCTTATACAATCAACACAACATATAGAAAATTTACAGATAAAGACTTTCGAACAACGCCCGAAAAGCAGTGACCTCGTTCTTTGGACAACCGATAGGAAACTTGTTTTATGGAACTTCATGACATCAGATTTTATACTTCTGTCCGACGATGTTGATCTGGATCGCAACGGTCTGACATGGAATGTTGATGGAACCCGTTTAGCGTGTTTAGAGACAAATGGCATCATCAGTATTTTTTATGAAGAACACAACATGTGGGTTCGTCTTAGTCAGGGGCACGGGTATCCGCAAGTTGGGCTTGAAGCAATTGCCTGGAATAGTTCTTCAGATGGGGTCTTTCAGGCATATGAGACTGGCCAGATAACATTTACAAGTATCCT is a genomic window containing:
- the lexA gene encoding repressor LexA, producing MPARKSERLTDRQRNILKFIEKHVVSNGYPPTIREIGEATGIASTSVVNYNLNKLTRLGYLNRTSTKSRGIKLTERTTAVPYVNPMVVNVKYYGQIVAGQPMPIPDDSDFANDEHSLVEVAPSMIGNADPAEIFALRVKGDSMIDAMIQDGDIVILRPVDQVKNGEMVAVYLPERGETTLKHYFLEKDGMVRLQPAHPTMDPIFVHASRCQVQGRVLSVLRMLR